One region of Dehalococcoidia bacterium genomic DNA includes:
- a CDS encoding MBL fold metallo-hydrolase has product MELFKGINQIKLPLLKVGPENVNVYIIEGDEGNLLIDTGWNTPEAFNTLAQEMKNSGFAMKDITDIVVTHVHPDHMGLAGKIAELTGASIAVPEIENNLLDSYYDHPETFISEMIVFFMANGVPDWELKMLSEASFNIRSYVSPFKATKLLKGGDVISMAPYEFQVIATPGHSPGHICLYEPDKKYFFSGDHVLSEVVPNISYHPRSGENPLGDYVKSLGALSELEVRFVFPGHGSVFSGLGPTIDDTLRFHRDRMMKIQRVMGVETKNAFDVAKSIPWVVNGEETAYDKLEPIDRRLAVLEALAHLQYMVAEGKGKRMSENGTTIYFSGE; this is encoded by the coding sequence ATGGAGCTGTTCAAGGGTATCAACCAGATCAAACTTCCGCTTCTCAAGGTCGGCCCGGAGAACGTCAACGTCTATATCATCGAAGGCGATGAAGGAAACCTTCTGATAGATACCGGCTGGAACACGCCCGAGGCCTTCAATACGCTGGCACAGGAGATGAAGAACAGCGGATTTGCCATGAAGGACATCACCGACATCGTGGTTACGCACGTCCACCCCGACCATATGGGGTTAGCCGGCAAGATCGCCGAGTTAACGGGCGCCAGTATAGCGGTACCCGAAATTGAGAATAACCTGCTCGATTCCTATTATGATCATCCGGAAACCTTTATAAGCGAGATGATTGTTTTTTTTATGGCTAACGGTGTGCCCGACTGGGAGCTCAAGATGCTCTCGGAGGCTTCCTTCAACATCCGTAGCTATGTCTCACCCTTCAAGGCTACGAAGCTGCTGAAGGGCGGCGATGTGATATCCATGGCGCCGTACGAATTCCAGGTCATAGCCACTCCAGGGCACTCGCCCGGCCACATATGCTTATACGAGCCGGATAAGAAGTACTTTTTCAGCGGCGACCATGTCCTATCCGAGGTAGTCCCCAACATAAGTTACCACCCCCGGTCAGGCGAAAACCCCCTCGGAGATTATGTAAAGTCTCTGGGCGCGTTATCGGAGTTGGAGGTCCGCTTTGTCTTCCCCGGCCACGGATCGGTGTTCAGCGGGCTCGGACCCACGATCGACGATACATTACGCTTCCATCGCGACAGGATGATGAAGATACAGCGGGTGATGGGCGTTGAGACAAAGAACGCCTTTGACGTGGCGAAATCCATACCGTGGGTTGTCAACGGCGAAGAAACGGCCTACGATAAGTTAGAGCCGATAGACCGGAGGCTGGCGGTGCTGGAAGCGCTGGCGCACCTGCAGTACATGGTGGCCGAGGGCAAGGGCAAGAGAATGTCGGAAAACGGAACGACTATTTATTTTTCCGGTGAATAG
- the ligA gene encoding NAD-dependent DNA ligase LigA — MTDIESVKQRIAELRDKITYHNHRYHVLDDPEISDAEYDALMLELKKLEQAHPELVTPDSPTQRVGAQPVAAFGVVKHPRPLLSLANAFSDEELDAWYKRLTGLVPGHDIDFVCELKIDGLAVALTYEDGVFTVGATRGNGYQGENITQNLKTIRSIPLSVSPQAPQRFEVRGEAYLPKKGLTKINEERAAEKLPLFANPRNAAAGSVRQLDPRVTAGRPLDIFIYQLGWSEDRDMPGTHWETMQYLKALGFKINSNMTRCRDLDAVKAFCRDWGGRREELPYDVDGVVIKVNSIALQEELGSVGHDPRWAIAFKYPAVQGTTRLLRIEINVGRTGSLNPYAVLEPVSIGGVTIKQATLHNEEDIHRKDLRIGDWVLVQRAGEVIPEIVEPIVSRRTGEEKVFHMPPACPVCGAEVIKPEGEAIHRCTNTACPAQALEAIKHFAGKGAMDIDGMGEKLCTALFEQGLVKDSGDLYYVSKEHLMNLERMGEKSASRVLASLEVSKKRPLAQLYFALGIPNVGEETATILARQYTHINSLLSAGAEELMNIPSIGPKISDGILAFFRQPQNMRIIEKLRKAGVAMESAEQPAGDLPLSGMEFVITGRLETSGRQELEARIRALGGKAASDVTRRTNYLVAGSDPGSKLARAQSLGIKILNEKEFLAFLNGQTGGGDTRQAKLL, encoded by the coding sequence ATGACGGACATTGAGAGCGTTAAGCAAAGGATCGCCGAACTCAGAGATAAGATCACTTATCACAATCACCGTTACCACGTCCTCGACGATCCGGAGATCAGCGACGCAGAGTACGACGCGCTTATGCTTGAGCTGAAAAAGCTCGAGCAGGCCCACCCGGAGCTGGTCACGCCCGATTCACCGACGCAGCGCGTGGGGGCGCAGCCGGTGGCCGCCTTCGGTGTCGTGAAGCATCCGCGTCCATTGCTCAGCCTGGCCAACGCCTTCTCGGACGAAGAGCTGGACGCCTGGTACAAACGGTTGACCGGGCTGGTTCCCGGCCATGATATCGATTTCGTCTGCGAGCTCAAGATCGACGGACTGGCCGTAGCCCTGACCTACGAGGACGGCGTCTTCACCGTGGGCGCCACGCGCGGCAACGGATACCAGGGTGAGAACATCACGCAAAACCTGAAGACCATACGGAGTATACCGCTCTCGGTCAGCCCGCAGGCGCCGCAGCGTTTCGAGGTGAGGGGCGAAGCCTACCTGCCCAAAAAGGGCCTGACAAAGATCAACGAGGAGAGGGCGGCCGAAAAACTCCCTCTCTTCGCCAATCCCCGCAACGCAGCGGCCGGCTCGGTCAGGCAGCTCGACCCGCGTGTCACCGCCGGGCGTCCGCTCGACATCTTTATTTACCAGCTCGGCTGGTCCGAGGACAGGGACATGCCGGGCACGCACTGGGAGACCATGCAGTACCTCAAGGCGCTCGGCTTCAAGATCAACAGCAACATGACACGCTGCAGGGACCTGGACGCGGTCAAGGCCTTCTGCCGCGACTGGGGAGGACGGCGTGAGGAATTGCCCTATGATGTGGACGGCGTGGTGATCAAGGTGAACTCCATCGCCCTGCAGGAGGAGCTGGGGTCGGTGGGGCACGACCCCCGCTGGGCCATCGCGTTCAAGTACCCGGCCGTGCAGGGAACCACGCGGCTTCTACGCATCGAAATCAACGTGGGCAGGACCGGCAGCCTCAATCCCTACGCCGTGCTTGAGCCTGTCAGCATAGGCGGCGTTACCATCAAGCAGGCCACGCTGCACAACGAGGAGGACATCCATCGCAAGGACCTGCGCATCGGGGACTGGGTGCTGGTGCAGCGGGCCGGCGAGGTGATACCTGAGATCGTCGAACCCATCGTCTCGCGCCGCACGGGCGAGGAGAAGGTATTTCACATGCCGCCGGCCTGTCCGGTCTGCGGCGCGGAGGTGATCAAGCCCGAGGGCGAAGCGATACACCGCTGCACCAATACCGCCTGCCCGGCGCAGGCGCTGGAGGCGATTAAGCATTTCGCCGGCAAGGGCGCCATGGACATCGACGGTATGGGCGAAAAGCTGTGCACCGCGCTTTTCGAGCAGGGACTGGTCAAGGACTCGGGCGACCTGTATTACGTGAGCAAAGAGCATCTGATGAATCTGGAAAGGATGGGGGAGAAGAGCGCGTCCAGGGTGCTGGCGTCCCTCGAGGTCAGCAAAAAGCGCCCGCTGGCGCAGCTCTATTTCGCGCTGGGCATACCCAACGTGGGTGAGGAGACTGCGACCATACTGGCCAGGCAATACACCCATATAAATAGTCTGTTGAGTGCCGGGGCGGAGGAGCTGATGAACATACCGTCCATCGGTCCCAAAATCTCCGACGGTATACTGGCTTTCTTCCGCCAGCCCCAGAACATGCGCATCATCGAGAAGCTGCGCAAAGCGGGTGTGGCCATGGAGTCGGCGGAGCAGCCGGCCGGGGACCTCCCTCTATCGGGCATGGAGTTCGTTATAACGGGCAGATTGGAGACATCAGGGCGGCAGGAACTTGAGGCGCGCATCAGGGCGCTGGGCGGGAAGGCCGCCTCCGACGTAACCAGGCGGACGAACTACCTGGTGGCCGGAAGCGATCCCGGCTCCAAGCTGGCGCGCGCCCAATCGCTGGGCATAAAAATACTGAACGAGAAGGAATTCCTGGCATTCCTCAATGGTCAGACCGGCGGCGGCGATACGCGGCAGGCGAAACTGCTATGA
- the queF gene encoding preQ(1) synthase, with amino-acid sequence MDKLVRKIQSLNLKYSDAPQPGLLIAMPNPYEGRDYQIEVVSPEFTALCPINEGQPDFATITIKYVPDRSIIEFKSLKLYLTSYRTVRTFYEESTNRILEDLVKSLKPRSMEIVSEWNIRGGMSTRITAAYNKRKTSKGG; translated from the coding sequence ATGGACAAACTCGTACGTAAAATTCAGTCGCTCAACCTGAAATACAGCGATGCGCCGCAGCCCGGCCTGCTGATCGCCATGCCCAATCCGTATGAGGGAAGGGACTACCAGATAGAAGTGGTCTCACCCGAGTTCACCGCGCTGTGCCCCATCAACGAGGGACAGCCCGATTTCGCCACCATCACGATCAAGTACGTGCCTGACAGGTCCATCATCGAGTTCAAATCGCTCAAACTGTACCTGACCAGCTACCGCACCGTCAGGACCTTCTATGAGGAATCGACCAACCGCATACTGGAAGATCTGGTCAAATCGCTCAAGCCCAGGAGCATGGAGATCGTCAGCGAATGGAATATCCGCGGCGGCATGTCGACCAGGATCACCGCCGCCTATAATAAGCGCAAAACAAGTAAAGGAGGTTGA
- a CDS encoding lysoplasmalogenase family protein codes for MTMIYYPYLIVFLGAVALTLFLVNRDRNGSVKALLYKTLASFLFIVTAFASFMVNPCPCAAVFAALIMMGLVCGLIGDILLDLKIMYKESSSLYQHGGMAAFFAGHLFYLAALIAYFGFSWIPLVIAVILAAVIICVSKFVFKFNFAEHTVDTYAYSFVLAYMMTQACYAAVNQGYIACTVLLAVGAILFLLSDLVLSMTYYDNKDSRPYIAVNHILYYAAQFSIALSVLYFAI; via the coding sequence ATGACTATGATTTATTATCCGTATCTGATTGTCTTTCTGGGCGCGGTCGCGCTGACCCTCTTTCTGGTAAACAGGGACCGCAACGGCAGCGTCAAGGCCCTGCTGTATAAAACCCTTGCCAGCTTCCTGTTCATAGTGACGGCCTTCGCATCTTTCATGGTTAACCCGTGTCCCTGCGCAGCTGTATTCGCCGCGCTCATCATGATGGGGCTTGTCTGCGGCCTGATCGGCGACATACTGCTGGACCTCAAGATCATGTATAAAGAGTCTTCATCGCTCTACCAGCACGGTGGGATGGCGGCTTTCTTTGCAGGTCACCTGTTTTACCTGGCGGCATTAATCGCCTATTTCGGTTTCAGCTGGATACCCCTGGTTATCGCAGTTATCCTGGCGGCCGTAATAATCTGCGTCAGCAAGTTTGTATTCAAATTCAATTTCGCCGAGCATACCGTTGATACCTATGCATACTCATTCGTATTAGCCTACATGATGACGCAGGCCTGCTACGCGGCGGTCAATCAGGGTTACATCGCCTGCACCGTTTTGCTGGCTGTGGGCGCTATATTATTCCTGCTGTCGGACCTCGTACTGAGCATGACTTATTACGACAATAAGGATTCCAGGCCGTACATCGCGGTTAACCATATCCTTTATTACGCCGCCCAGTTCAGCATTGCATTGAGCG
- the eno gene encoding phosphopyruvate hydratase: MKIKNINAREIIDSRGNPTVEVEISLENGVSGRAAVPSGASTGKYEALELRDGDKKRFGGLGVLKAVENVNTTIRKAVIGQDASKQDILDNRLIDLDGTPDKSRLGANAILGVSLAAAHASANCAGLPLYKYIGGDKAVTLPVPMMNILNGGKHAENSTDLQEFMVMPTGAAGFSAAMQMGCEVYQALKKTLRKKSYNTNVGDEGGFAPSLSSNSEAVEVILEAIELAGYEAGRDCHIALDPAASSFYKDGKYVLARESRTLSSAEMVDFYADWASKYPIISIEDGLDEDDWDGWILLNSKLGKKVQLVGDDLYTTNVKRIKQGIERKASNSVLIKVNQIGTLTETLAAIDMARKAGWTAVISHRSGETEDTTIADLAVAVNSGQIKTGAPCRSERVAKYNRLLKIEAELGKKAVYPGRSALLI, encoded by the coding sequence ATGAAAATAAAGAACATCAACGCACGCGAAATAATCGACTCCAGGGGCAATCCGACGGTAGAGGTTGAGATATCCCTGGAAAACGGCGTATCAGGCAGAGCTGCGGTGCCTTCGGGCGCCAGCACCGGCAAATACGAGGCGCTGGAGCTGCGCGACGGAGATAAGAAACGTTTCGGCGGCCTGGGCGTATTGAAGGCCGTGGAGAACGTGAACACCACCATCCGCAAGGCCGTCATCGGGCAGGACGCCTCTAAACAGGACATTTTAGATAATCGGCTGATCGACCTGGACGGCACGCCTGACAAGTCCAGGCTGGGCGCCAACGCCATACTGGGCGTGTCTCTGGCGGCGGCGCACGCATCGGCCAACTGCGCCGGCCTGCCGCTCTACAAATATATCGGCGGCGATAAGGCCGTTACGCTGCCAGTCCCCATGATGAACATACTCAACGGGGGCAAGCATGCTGAGAACTCCACCGACCTGCAGGAGTTCATGGTCATGCCCACGGGCGCCGCCGGCTTCTCGGCGGCCATGCAGATGGGCTGCGAGGTCTACCAGGCCCTCAAGAAGACTCTGCGGAAAAAGAGCTACAACACCAATGTCGGCGACGAGGGCGGCTTCGCCCCTTCGCTTTCCTCGAACAGCGAGGCTGTCGAGGTGATACTGGAGGCCATAGAGCTGGCCGGCTACGAAGCGGGCAGGGACTGCCATATAGCCCTGGACCCCGCGGCCAGCAGCTTTTACAAAGACGGGAAATACGTACTGGCTCGCGAGAGCAGAACGCTAAGCAGCGCTGAGATGGTGGATTTCTATGCAGACTGGGCCTCTAAATACCCCATTATCAGCATCGAGGACGGCCTGGACGAGGACGACTGGGACGGCTGGATACTGCTCAACAGCAAACTGGGCAAGAAGGTGCAGCTGGTCGGCGACGACCTCTACACCACCAACGTTAAGCGCATCAAACAGGGCATTGAAAGAAAGGCTTCCAACTCGGTTTTGATCAAGGTCAACCAGATAGGCACGCTGACCGAGACGCTGGCCGCCATCGATATGGCCCGCAAAGCCGGCTGGACGGCGGTCATCAGCCACCGTTCCGGAGAAACGGAGGACACTACTATAGCCGACCTGGCGGTCGCTGTGAACTCCGGCCAGATCAAAACCGGCGCGCCCTGCCGCAGCGAGAGGGTGGCTAAATACAACAGGCTGCTCAAGATCGAAGCCGAGCTGGGAAAGAAGGCCGTCTACCCGGGGCGCAGCGCCCTGCTGATTTAG
- a CDS encoding 4Fe-4S binding protein yields the protein MSRPMWLVRLIEKGFPGRFALAGLTRAPVLGALLDRWLFEGDDIVYLPRERVISVGKELEEPLQTMLPSRIVHHFIDQAQYHWIMNFCICRESSNCRDYPQTLGCLFLGRAVLDINPKLGSLVSKEEAHRHARRCREAGLFHLVGKNRLDTVWLGLKSGNQLLTICNCCPCCCLWRFTPYIDRRIRSKISRMPGISVHVTEDCLGCGACVDACFIKNIRQEDGHSVIGEGCLGCGNCVETCPNNAIVMVNQSGIHIDEVIRRLEKVVTVE from the coding sequence CGGGCGCTTTGCCCTGGCCGGTCTGACCAGGGCGCCTGTGCTGGGGGCACTGCTGGACCGCTGGCTTTTCGAGGGGGACGATATCGTTTACCTTCCCAGGGAAAGGGTCATAAGCGTCGGAAAAGAGCTGGAAGAGCCCTTGCAGACGATGCTCCCATCGCGGATAGTGCATCATTTTATCGATCAGGCGCAATACCACTGGATCATGAATTTCTGCATCTGCCGTGAGAGCTCGAACTGCCGCGATTATCCCCAGACGCTGGGCTGCCTTTTCCTGGGCAGGGCAGTGCTTGACATAAATCCTAAGTTGGGCAGTCTGGTTTCAAAGGAGGAGGCCCACCGGCATGCCCGGAGATGCAGGGAGGCGGGACTGTTCCACCTGGTGGGCAAGAACAGGCTGGACACGGTCTGGCTGGGCCTCAAATCCGGCAATCAGCTGCTGACGATCTGCAACTGCTGCCCGTGCTGCTGCCTGTGGCGCTTCACTCCCTACATCGACCGGCGCATCAGGTCCAAGATCTCGCGCATGCCCGGCATCAGTGTGCATGTCACTGAAGACTGTCTGGGCTGCGGCGCCTGCGTGGATGCGTGCTTTATAAAAAACATAAGGCAGGAAGATGGCCATTCCGTTATCGGCGAGGGCTGCCTGGGTTGCGGCAATTGCGTGGAAACATGTCCCAATAACGCCATCGTAATGGTCAACCAGTCCGGCATTCACATCGACGAAGTCATACGCAGGCTGGAGAAGGTTGTAACCGTTGAATAA
- the pth gene encoding aminoacyl-tRNA hydrolase: MKIIMGLGNTGRQYQHNRHNVGFHCMDRLAERHSIKIKNKLCHSQTGTGLIEGEEVVLAKPATFVNLSGNAAAALLKRFGCTPQDLIVIHDDLDLPTGRIRVRLGGGSGGHRGIKSIIHEIDSRDFNRVRIGISRPFLDRSGPDYENEIVDYVLGNFSREENELIQPALDLACDATACILAEGIAAAMNTFNRRR, encoded by the coding sequence ATGAAGATCATCATGGGGCTGGGCAATACCGGCAGACAGTACCAGCACAACCGGCACAATGTAGGATTTCACTGCATGGACCGGCTGGCGGAGAGGCATTCCATCAAAATTAAAAACAAGCTCTGTCACTCTCAAACCGGCACGGGGCTGATAGAAGGCGAGGAGGTCGTGCTGGCAAAACCTGCGACCTTCGTTAACCTTAGCGGGAACGCGGCTGCAGCCCTGCTCAAACGTTTCGGCTGCACGCCGCAGGATTTGATAGTGATACACGATGACCTCGATCTGCCGACCGGGCGTATCCGCGTCAGGCTGGGCGGCGGGTCGGGCGGCCACCGCGGAATAAAGTCGATCATCCACGAGATCGACAGCCGGGATTTCAACCGCGTGCGCATCGGCATCTCCAGGCCCTTTCTGGATCGGTCCGGGCCTGATTATGAAAACGAGATCGTGGACTACGTGCTGGGCAACTTCAGCCGCGAGGAAAACGAGCTCATCCAGCCTGCGCTGGACCTGGCCTGCGATGCGACCGCCTGCATACTGGCGGAAGGCATCGCCGCAGCCATGAATACATTTAACCGCCGCAGGTAG
- a CDS encoding CorA family divalent cation transporter — translation MTEQSIQGTEACASPTAGAANAYEKHWFCVSLSTDGRVTMQDADSPECFLQSLRTSLLAWVDYRTADYQRDVRNGGTALGFSHQLVDALVDDPRLLYEDYSSEMGIKLPSIQIRINEEIDVQNYPTLLLLRRNFILTVHPILVDRRFIRLRRYSGTIFKKVQLDICAEDKLTTLLIRIIDQNNDRNFEHLRQIEGRGDDLNKILMDPQTPRQLLGPQIYNMKHSLITYLDALWETVDVLHDLRYGDADLLTNDTSLLNRMGYLADDVSRQIGLAEHMSDVLASGLEVLQSIYNNQLQAMNNRMALLMTYLTVLGTAVLVPNTLATIFSNSAFDMGPQDIGWYATMLVVSTVLATLLAFIWVKKSGFLPRKMD, via the coding sequence ATGACGGAACAGAGCATTCAGGGAACGGAGGCCTGCGCATCACCGACGGCCGGCGCCGCCAACGCCTACGAAAAGCACTGGTTCTGCGTCTCCCTGTCCACCGACGGCAGGGTCACCATGCAGGATGCCGACTCACCTGAATGCTTTCTTCAAAGCCTGAGGACTTCGCTTCTGGCCTGGGTGGATTACCGCACCGCCGACTATCAAAGAGATGTGCGTAACGGCGGGACGGCGCTGGGATTCTCCCATCAGCTGGTCGACGCGCTGGTCGACGATCCGCGCCTGCTGTACGAAGACTATTCCAGCGAGATGGGGATCAAGCTGCCGTCGATACAAATACGCATCAACGAAGAGATCGACGTACAGAACTATCCCACCCTGCTCCTGCTGCGCAGGAACTTCATCCTGACCGTGCACCCCATCCTGGTCGACCGCCGCTTTATACGCCTGCGCAGATACTCCGGGACCATCTTCAAGAAGGTCCAGCTCGATATCTGCGCCGAGGACAAGCTGACCACGCTTTTGATTCGCATCATCGACCAGAACAACGACCGCAATTTCGAGCACCTCAGGCAGATAGAGGGGCGCGGGGACGATCTCAATAAGATCCTGATGGACCCGCAGACGCCGCGCCAGCTGCTGGGCCCGCAGATATACAACATGAAGCATTCCCTCATCACCTACCTGGACGCGCTGTGGGAGACGGTGGACGTGCTGCACGACCTGCGCTACGGGGACGCCGATCTGCTGACCAACGATACCTCGCTGCTCAACAGAATGGGATACCTGGCGGACGACGTCAGCCGCCAGATCGGGCTGGCGGAGCACATGTCGGACGTGCTGGCCTCGGGCCTGGAGGTGCTGCAATCGATCTACAATAACCAGCTGCAGGCCATGAACAACAGGATGGCGCTGTTGATGACTTACCTGACCGTGCTGGGCACGGCGGTGCTGGTACCCAACACGCTGGCCACTATATTCAGCAATTCGGCCTTCGATATGGGACCCCAGGACATCGGTTGGTATGCCACTATGCTGGTCGTTTCCACCGTGCTGGCAACCCTGCTGGCCTTTATCTGGGTGAAAAAGTCAGGTTTTCTACCCAGGAAAATGGACTGA
- a CDS encoding SDR family NAD(P)-dependent oxidoreductase — translation MKDYAQGEDGSLKDRYCMVTGASSGIGREIALGLARRDARVFLVCRDPGRGRAAQEYIRRQSGNNDVHLLMADLSVQDQIRMLAMDYVQQHGVLHLLVNNAGVIMGKRVLTADGIEMTFAVDYLSYFLLTNLLLGALKAGAPSKIVNMTTSLHRMAKLDFGNLQGEKSFGRDSAYARSKLAVVLFTYELARRLEGSGITVNCVCPGACSSTIWSHSSRTIDSFFHALMKGPEQGAVLPLHLACASGVEGLTGRYFETKQHLKITRVNVNGTESKSSHLSYDRETAAKLWEVSERLTGLAGSQ, via the coding sequence ATGAAAGACTACGCGCAAGGGGAGGATGGGAGCCTGAAGGACAGGTACTGCATGGTCACCGGCGCCAGCTCGGGCATAGGCCGGGAGATCGCGCTGGGACTGGCGCGCCGCGATGCCAGAGTGTTTCTGGTCTGCCGGGATCCCGGCAGGGGGCGCGCGGCGCAGGAATACATCCGACGGCAATCGGGAAACAACGACGTCCACCTGTTGATGGCGGACCTGTCCGTTCAGGATCAGATCAGGATGCTGGCGATGGATTACGTGCAGCAGCACGGGGTGCTTCACCTGCTGGTCAACAATGCCGGGGTCATTATGGGGAAGAGGGTGCTGACCGCGGACGGCATCGAGATGACCTTTGCCGTCGACTACCTGTCATACTTTCTGCTGACCAACCTGCTGCTCGGCGCTCTCAAAGCGGGCGCGCCCTCCAAGATAGTCAACATGACCACATCGCTCCACCGTATGGCAAAGCTCGATTTCGGCAATCTGCAGGGGGAGAAGTCCTTCGGCCGTGATTCGGCCTATGCCCGGTCGAAGCTGGCCGTGGTCCTTTTCACCTACGAGCTGGCCAGGAGGCTGGAAGGCAGCGGCATAACGGTTAACTGCGTTTGCCCGGGGGCTTGCAGCTCCACCATATGGTCGCATTCAAGCAGGACGATCGACTCCTTTTTCCACGCTTTGATGAAAGGGCCGGAGCAGGGCGCCGTGCTGCCGCTGCATCTGGCATGCGCTTCCGGCGTAGAGGGATTGACGGGGCGCTATTTTGAGACCAAACAGCATCTGAAAATTACCCGGGTGAATGTAAATGGAACGGAGTCGAAATCATCGCACCTGAGCTACGACAGGGAGACGGCCGCGAAATTGTGGGAAGTGAGCGAACGGCTGACCGGCCTGGCCGGGTCTCAGTAA
- the gap gene encoding type I glyceraldehyde-3-phosphate dehydrogenase — protein sequence MAYKIGINGFGRIGRLVFRAVNQHYGDKLEIAAVNDLTDAKTNAHLLKYDSTYGIYPGKVEAAADAIIVDGEKTRVIAERDPAKIPWKDLGIDIVLESTGLFTDATKAAAHLQGGAKKVIISAPASNEDITIVLGVNEDKYDAKKHNIISNASCTTNCIAPVVKVLNDSFGIARGLLTTVHAYTNDQRLLDMYHKDLRRARSAALNIVPTTTGAAKAVALVIPEIKGKLHGIALRVPVPTVSLCDLVCDLNKEVTVDQINDAFKAAAAGKLKGILEYCEEPLVSTDFKGNQNSSIFDSLQTLVLGGNMVKVIAWYDNEWGYSCRMADLAIMLFDKGL from the coding sequence ATGGCATATAAAATAGGTATTAACGGATTCGGCCGCATTGGCCGTCTCGTCTTCCGGGCTGTCAATCAGCATTATGGCGACAAACTTGAGATAGCCGCCGTCAACGACCTGACGGATGCCAAAACCAATGCTCATCTGCTTAAATACGACAGCACCTACGGCATCTACCCGGGCAAGGTGGAGGCGGCCGCCGACGCGATAATAGTGGACGGCGAGAAGACCAGGGTCATCGCGGAACGCGACCCCGCTAAAATACCGTGGAAAGACCTCGGCATCGACATCGTGCTGGAATCAACCGGCCTGTTCACCGACGCCACCAAGGCTGCCGCGCACCTGCAGGGCGGCGCTAAAAAGGTAATCATCTCGGCGCCGGCAAGCAATGAAGATATCACCATCGTCCTGGGCGTCAACGAAGATAAGTACGACGCTAAAAAACACAACATTATTTCCAACGCATCCTGCACTACGAACTGCATCGCACCGGTGGTAAAAGTCCTGAACGACAGCTTCGGGATTGCCAGGGGCTTATTGACGACCGTGCACGCCTATACCAATGACCAGAGATTGCTTGACATGTATCATAAAGATCTGCGCCGGGCCAGGTCGGCCGCCCTGAATATAGTCCCGACCACCACGGGGGCAGCCAAGGCCGTGGCGCTGGTTATCCCCGAGATCAAAGGCAAACTGCACGGCATAGCGCTACGCGTGCCCGTGCCGACGGTCTCGCTGTGCGACCTCGTCTGCGACCTGAATAAGGAGGTCACAGTTGACCAGATCAACGACGCCTTTAAAGCAGCGGCCGCGGGTAAGCTCAAGGGCATACTGGAGTATTGCGAGGAGCCACTGGTGAGCACCGACTTCAAGGGCAACCAGAACAGTTCCATCTTCGATTCCCTGCAGACCCTGGTGCTGGGAGGCAACATGGTCAAGGTGATCGCCTGGTACGACAATGAGTGGGGCTACAGCTGCCGCATGGCGGACCTGGCCATCATGCTTTTCGACAAGGGGCTGTGA